Proteins from a single region of Cydia strobilella chromosome 2, ilCydStro3.1, whole genome shotgun sequence:
- the LOC134748943 gene encoding protein lingerer-like, whose protein sequence is MSLGARATKGGAKGKDKAQDKAKGVDKPPAKEKVKQQLQATTEQMRMANIIDRKSDDSTDVRRMVLELMEMTCRTEEEVCSALHDSDNDMVAACNLLLEESQRIQGEWQTSEKKKKKPPAAAGNGEPEPPREREAREPRERSGPPRPRRGQAEARGRGRGAARGRARGARRGPPGRPRPRADLGEHGRGQAEARARRPARAARPTAAARRPGRARSVPTTTHFLTLEPGSRSRTSGGARAAPGAGRPADRGRAPTWASTSPVAGRGQAEARARRPARAARPTAAARRPGRARSVPTTTHFLTLEPGSRSRTSGGARAGPRRGAGARARRPARAARPTAAARRPGRARSVPTTTHFLTLEPGSRSRTSGGARAAPGAGRPADRGRAPTWASTSPVAGRGQAEARARRPARAARPTAAARRPGRARSVPTTTHFLTLEPGSRSRTSGGARAGPRRGAGARARRPARAARPTAAARRPGRARSVPTTTHFLTLEPGSRSRTSGGARAAPGAGRPADRGRAPTWASTVADKRRRAGGAAAQRGGARAAPGAGRPADRGRAPTWASTSPVAGRGQAEARARRPARAARPTAAARRPGRARSVPTTTHFLTLEPGSRSRTSGGARAGPRRGAGARARRPARAARPTAAARRPGRARSVPTTTHFLTLEPGSRSRTSGGARAAPGAGRPADRGRAPTWASTVADKRRRAGGAAAQRGGARAAPGAGRPADRGRAPTWASTSPVAGRGQAEVRGRGRGAARGRARGARRGPPGRPRPRADLGEHGNNIADSFPSAEDWDNEEWSGSLSDTKVFTPSTAPGGEDAPAQVTTQEECWDTPAANGAEHIPSYSYSRLPEPRAPILQPTISPATLAAPPSASPAPAPALAPALAPAPALAPAPAPALAPAHAQPAEPQPPRHQPMGMSGSLSAAQSQYLSQLTQQSQRHDNSVYSSNYGVYGSSDMTSQRKPQRARVPPPSKIPSSAVEMPGGEGGAMFLDVQFGALEPDLTEPAPAPQPAVAQPQSQPQPQSHPQSHPQPQPQPTVAAPQHQPAQPPKPLPTAVTAAPEPAPAPAHAHTHAHVHEPAPEPSATYANTNSMLPESLAPEPVPAPVEPAPPQPNSLEKQLTAAMKQLAVSAGDAPQAAPQLHRHKAMGQQNVYAHHAAAAHHPPVYGANVYAPQASSTNASLTTGMSAPAYGSAAALTQYQPMINSYQQASSTNASLTTGMSAPAYGSAAALTQYQPMINSYQQTSSSAGVYAGSALYTYQPSQQAKLPTKDNTPQYDNSVASNSNSLTSTSTTQNSTAKVATTTVSAGANAGANAANAGVTGAGANAGYGAALYGGVQPTGYHYDEAQLITRTMPHHMTWTTSATNAGVTGAGANAGYGAALYGGVQPTGYHYDEAQLITRTMPHHMTWTTSATNAGVTGAGANAGYGAALYGGVQPTGYHYDEAQLITRTMPHHMTWTTSATNAGVTGAGANAGYGAALYGGVQPTGYHYDEAQLITRTMPHHMTWTTSATNAGVTGAGANAGYGAALYGGVQPTGYHYDEAQLITRTMPHHMTWTTSATNAGVTGAGANAGYGAALYGGVQPTGYHYDEAQLITRTMPHHMTWTTSATNAGVTGAGANAGYGAALYGGVQPTGYHYDEAQLIARTMPHHMTWTTSATNAGVTGAGANAGYGAALYGGVQPTGYHYDEAQLITRTMPHHMTWTTSATNAGVTGAGANAGYGAALYGGVQSTGYHYDEAQLITRTMPHHMGGYYEVGYGVGGAREGTFGLGPTDRFTRTDAASPQQVSQVPAALPPGYAYFYQPPPTTYQYGVYPTYGGGSNVGGVGGVGGVGSVSGAVTGAGKVSSYSQQQPPYDQDSYKPGGGYNASANKAAAGAPPELASAMYAKPHVALNKVNSYDKAAFHSGTPPPFGAGSHLYIPAPHNAHHPHHHQHQMDVRVNSSHNRRESGAARAAAAKPAASKPSYSQSYWAPN, encoded by the exons ATGAGTTTGGGAGCACGCGCCACCAAGGGTGGTGCGAAGGGGAAGGACAAAGCCCAGGACAAGGCCAAGGGCGTCGACAAACCACCGGCCAAGGAGAAGGTCAAACAACAGCTACAG GCAACCACAGAACAGATGCGTATGGCAAACATTATCGACCGCAAAAGCGACGACTCCACGGACGTCCGAAGAATG GTGCTAGAACTGATGGAGATGACATGTCGCACTGAGGAGGAGGTGTGTTCGGCGCTGCACGACTCTGACAACGACATGGTCGCCGCCTGTAACCTGCTGCTGGAGGAGAGTCAGCGAATACAG GGCGAATGGCAGACAagcgaaaagaagaagaaaaagccACCAGCCGCCGCCGGAAACGGCGAGCCCGAGCCCCCTCGCGAGCGAGAGGCGCGAGAGCCGAGGGAACGATCTGGCCCGCCGCGTCCAC GTCGCGGACAAGCGGAGGCGCGCGGGCGGGGCCGCGGCGCAGCGCgggggcgcgcgcgcggcgcccggcgcGGGCCGCCCGGCCGACCGCGGCCGCGCGCCGACCTGGGCGAGCACG GTCGCGGACAAGCGgaggcgcgcgcgcggcgcccggcgcGGGCCGCCCGGCCGACCGCGGCCGCGCGCCGACCTGGGCGAGCACGGTCAGTACCTACTACTACACACTTCCTCACCTTAGAGCCCGGTAGCAGGTCGCGGACAAGCGgaggcgcgcgcgcggcgcccggcgcGGGCCGCCCGGCCGACCGCGGCCGCGCGCCGACCTGGGCGAGCACG AGCCCGGTAGCAGGTCGCGGACAAGCGgaggcgcgcgcgcggcgcccggcgcGGGCCGCCCGGCCGACCGCGGCCGCGCGCCGACCTGGGCGAGCACGGTCAGTACCTACTACTACACACTTCCTCACCTTAGAGCCCGGTAGCAGGTCGCGGACAAGCGGAGGCGCGCGGGCGGggccgcggcgcggcgcgggggcgcgcgcgcggcgcccggcgcGGGCCGCCCGGCCGACCGCGGCCGCGCGCCGACCTGGGCGAGCACGGTCAGTACCTACTACTACACACTTCCTCACCTTAGAGCCCGGTAGCAGGTCGCGGACAAGCGgaggcgcgcgcgcggcgcccggcgcGGGCCGCCCGGCCGACCGCGGCCGCGCGCCGACCTGGGCGAGCACG AGCCCGGTAGCAGGTCGCGGACAAGCGgaggcgcgcgcgcggcgcccggcgcGGGCCGCCCGGCCGACCGCGGCCGCGCGCCGACCTGGGCGAGCACGGTCAGTACCTACTACTACACACTTCCTCACCTTAGAGCCCGGTAGCAGGTCGCGGACAAGCGGAGGCGCGCGGGCGGggccgcggcgcggcgcgggggcgcgcgcgcggcgcccggcgcGGGCCGCCCGGCCGACCGCGGCCGCGCGCCGACCTGGGCGAGCACGGTCAGTACCTACTACTACACACTTCCTCACCTTAGAGCCCGGTAGCAGGTCGCGGACAAGCGgaggcgcgcgcgcggcgcccggcgcGGGCCGCCCGGCCGACCGCGGCCGCGCGCCGACCTGGGCGAGCACG GTCGCGGACAAGCGGAGGCGCGCGGGCGGGGCCGCGGCGCAGCGCgggggcgcgcgcgcggcgcccggcgcGGGCCGCCCGGCCGACCGCGGCCGCGCGCCGACCTGGGCGAGCACG AGCCCGGTAGCAGGTCGCGGACAAGCGgaggcgcgcgcgcggcgcccggcgcGGGCCGCCCGGCCGACCGCGGCCGCGCGCCGACCTGGGCGAGCACGGTCAGTACCTACTACTACACACTTCCTCACCTTAGAGCCCGGTAGCAGGTCGCGGACAAGCGGAGGCGCGCGGGCGGggccgcggcgcggcgcgggggcgcgcgcgcggcgcccggcgcGGGCCGCCCGGCCGACCGCGGCCGCGCGCCGACCTGGGCGAGCACGGTCAGTACCTACTACTACACACTTCCTCACCTTAGAGCCCGGTAGCAGGTCGCGGACAAGCGgaggcgcgcgcgcggcgcccggcgcGGGCCGCCCGGCCGACCGCGGCCGCGCGCCGACCTGGGCGAGCACG GTCGCGGACAAGCGGAGGCGCGCGGGCGGGGCCGCGGCGCAGCGCgggggcgcgcgcgcggcgcccggcgcGGGCCGCCCGGCCGACCGCGGCCGCGCGCCGACCTGGGCGAGCACG AGCCCGGTAGCAGGTCGCGGACAAGCGGAGGTGCGCGGGCGGGGCCGCGGCGCAGCGCgggggcgcgcgcgcggcgcccggcgcGGGCCGCCCGGCCGACCGCGGCCGCGCGCCGACCTGGGCGAGCACG GCAACAACATAGCAGACTCATTCCCCAGCGCGGAAGACTGGGACAACGAGGAGTGGTCAGGATCTCTGTCGGACACCAAGGTGTTCACGCCCAGCACCGCGCCCGGCGGCGAGGACGCGCCCGCCCAAGTCACCACG CAGGAGGAGTGTTGGGACACGCCCGCGGCGAACGGCGCCGAGCACATTCCCAGCTACAGCTACAGTCGCCTGCCCGAGCCCAGGGCGCCCATT TTGCAGCCTACGATCAGCCCGGCGACGCTCGCGGCGCCGCCCAGCGcctcgcccgcgcccgcgcccgcgctcgcACCCGCGCTCGCACCCGCACCCGCGCTCGCACCCGCGCCCGCACCCGCGCTCGCACCCGCGCACGCGCAGCCCGCCGAGCCGCAGCCGCCCCGACACCAG CCAATGGGTATGTCGGGGTCGCTCTCCGCGGCGCAGTCCCAGTACCTGTCGCAACTCACTCAGCAATCGCAACGGCATGATAACA GTGTATATTCGTCAAATTATGGTGTATACGGTTCTTCTGACATGACTAGTCAAAGAAAACCACAGCGAGCGAGGGTGCCTCCTCCTTCCAAG ATCCCGTCGTCAGCGGTGGAGATGCCGGGCGGCGAGGGCGGCGCCATGTTCCTGGACGTGCAGTTCGGCGCGCTGGAGCCCGACCTCACcgagcccgcgcccgcgccgcagCCCGCCGTCGCCCAACCCCAGTCCCAACCCCAACCCCAGTCCCACCCCCAGTCCCACCCCCAACCCCAACCCCAACCCACCGTCGCCGCGCCCCAGCACCAGCCCGCTCAACCGCCCAAGCCGCTTCCTACG GCGGTGACGGCGGCGCCCgagccggcgccggcgcccgcgcacGCGCACACGCACGCGCACGTGCACGAGCCCGCCCCCGAGCCCAGCGCCACGTACGCCAACACCAACAGTATG TTACCGGAGAGTTTAGCGCCAGAACCAGTCCCCGCACCGGTAGAACCTGCCCCGCCACAGCCTAACA GTTTAGAGAAGCAGCTAACGGCAGCGATGAAGCAGCTGGCCGTGTCCGCGGGCGACGCGCCGCAGGCCGCGCCGCAGCTGCACCGACACAAG GCTATGGGCCAGCAGAACGTGTACGCACACCACGCCGCGGCGGCGCACCACCCACCCGTATACGGAGCCAACGTCTACGCGCCACAG GCAAGCTCAACAAACGCGTCGCTAACGACCGGCATGTCGGCGCCGGCGTACGGCTCCGCGGCCGCGCTCACGCAGTACCAGCCGATGATCAACTCCTACCAG CAGGCAAGCTCAACAAACGCGTCGCTAACGACCGGCATGTCGGCGCCGGCGTACGGCTCCGCGGCCGCGCTCACGCAGTACCAGCCGATGATCAACTCCTACCAG CAGACGTCATCGTCAGCGGGAGTGTACGCGGGCAGTGCGCTATACACGTACCAGCCCAGTCAACAGGCCAAACTACCCACTAAGGACAACACGCCACAG TATGACAACTCGGTAGCATCTAATAGTAATAGTTTAACAAGCACGTCAACGACACAGAACTCAACCGCCAAAGTAGCCACAACCACAG TAAGCGCAGGCGCGAACGCGGGTGCCAACGCGGCGAACGCGGGCGTCACGGGTGCCGGTGCTAACGCGGGCTACGGCGCCGCGCTGTACGGCGGCGTGCAGCCCACCGGCTACCACTACGACGAGGCGCAGCTCATCACCAGGACGATGCCGCACCACATG ACATGGACTACGAGTGCTACGAACGCGGGCGTCACGGGTGCCGGTGCTAACGCGGGCTACGGCGCCGCGCTGTACGGCGGCGTGCAGCCCACCGGCTACCACTACGACGAGGCGCAGCTCATCACCAGGACGATGCCGCACCACATG ACATGGACTACGAGTGCTACGAACGCGGGCGTCACGGGTGCCGGTGCTAACGCGGGCTACGGCGCCGCGCTGTACGGCGGCGTGCAGCCCACCGGCTACCACTACGACGAGGCGCAGCTCATCACCAGGACGATGCCGCACCACATG ACATGGACTACGAGTGCTACGAACGCGGGCGTCACGGGTGCCGGTGCTAACGCGGGCTACGGCGCCGCGCTGTACGGCGGCGTGCAGCCCACCGGCTACCACTACGACGAGGCGCAGCTCATCACCAGGACGATGCCGCACCACATG ACATGGACTACGAGTGCTACGAACGCGGGCGTCACGGGTGCCGGTGCTAACGCGGGCTACGGCGCCGCGCTGTACGGCGGCGTGCAGCCCACCGGCTACCACTACGACGAGGCGCAGCTCATCACCAGGACGATGCCGCACCACATG ACATGGACTACGAGTGCTACGAACGCGGGCGTCACGGGTGCCGGTGCTAACGCGGGCTACGGCGCCGCGCTGTACGGCGGCGTGCAGCCCACCGGCTACCACTACGACGAGGCGCAGCTCATCACCAGGACGATGCCGCACCACATG ACATGGACTACGAGTGCTACGAACGCGGGCGTCACGGGTGCCGGTGCTAACGCGGGCTACGGCGCCGCGCTGTACGGCGGCGTGCAGCCCACCGGCTACCACTACGACGAGGCGCAGCTCATCGCCAGGACGATGCCGCACCACATG ACATGGACTACGAGTGCTACGAACGCGGGCGTCACGGGTGCCGGTGCTAACGCGGGCTACGGCGCCGCGCTGTACGGCGGCGTGCAGCCCACCGGCTACCACTACGACGAGGCGCAGCTCATCACCAGGACGATGCCGCACCACATG ACATGGACTACGAGTGCTACGAACGCGGGCGTCACGGGTGCCGGTGCTAACGCGGGCTACGGCGCCGCGCTGTACGGCGGCGTGCAGTCCACCGGCTACCACTACGACGAGGCGCAGCTCATCACCAGGACGATGCCGCACCACATG GGCGGATACTACGAGGTGGGGTACGGCGTCGGCGGTGCTCGGGAGGGCACGTTCGGACTTGGACCTACAGACAGGTTCACGCGGACCGACGCTGCCTCGCCGCAACAAGTCAGCCAG GTCCCCGCAGCGTTACCGCCTGGCTATGCGTACTTCTACCAACCTCCCCCCACGACGTACCAATATGGAGTCTACCCCACG TACGGCGGCGGGTCTAACGTCGGTGGCGTCGGCGGCGTCGGCGGCGTGGGGTCCGTGTCCGGGGCCGTGACCGGCGCCGGCAAGGTGTCCAGCTACTCGCAGCAGCAGCCGCCGTACGACCAGGACTCTTACAAACCTG GAGGCGGCTACAACGCGAGCGCGAACAAGGCGGCCGCGGGCGCGCCGCCCGAGCTGGCGTCCGCCATGTACGCCAAGCCTCACGTCGCGCTCAACAAGGTCAAT AGTTACGACAAGGCGGCGTTCCACAGCGGCACGCCGCCGCCCTTCGGCGCCGGCTCGCACCTCTACATCCCCGCGCCGCACAACGCGCACCATCCCCACCACCACCAGCACCAG